A part of Miscanthus floridulus cultivar M001 chromosome 6, ASM1932011v1, whole genome shotgun sequence genomic DNA contains:
- the LOC136458082 gene encoding mitochondrial import receptor subunit TOM40-1-like, whose protein sequence is MGSNVSQAGAPPPPPPTYASTPPPFAPAAADAAFATPPPKPHEEEATEEKVDYLNLPCPVPYEEIQREAFMALKPDLFEGMRFDFTKMITPYFALSHSVYMGSTEIPAQGSDVIKVPTSNYEFGANFINQRTMLVGRVSHDGRENIRVKHDITDNLSLKINAQLTSEPHYSQGMLNFDYKGKDFRSQIQFGNNGFYGANYIQSVTKNLSLGTEAFWLGQQRKSGVGVVARYDTKKMVATAQIATTGMVALSYVQKVSEKVSLASDFMYNQMTKDVTASFGYDYMLRQCRLRGKLDTNGVISALLEERLTPGVTFQLSAELDHWKKDYKFGFGMALGE, encoded by the exons atgggctCCAACGTCAGCCAGGCCggggcccctcctccacctcctcccacATACGCGTCGACCCCTCCCCCCTTCGCGCCCGCTGCCGCTGACGCCGCCTTCGCCACCCCGCCGCCGAAGCCCCATGAGGAGGAGGCGACCGAGGAGAAGGTGGACTACCTCAACCTCCCGTGCCCCGTCCCGTACGAGGAGATCCAGCGCGAGGCCTTCA TGGCGCTGAAGCCGGACCTCTTCGAGGGCATGCGCTTCGATTTCACCAAGATGATCACCCCGTACTTCGCTTTGAGTCACAG CGTTTACATGGGATCCACTGAGATCCCGGCACAGGGGAGCGACGTGATCAAGGTTCCCACCTCTAATTATGAGTTTGGTGCCAACTTTATCAATCAGAGG ACGATGCTCGTGGGGAGGGTTTCACATGATGGAAGGGAGAACATCCGTGTCAAGCACGATATTACGGACAACCTTTCGTTAAAGATAAATGCTCAG TTGACAAGTGAGCCTCACTACTCCCAAGGGATGCTGAATTTTGATTATAAG GGCAAAGATTTTAGATCTCAGATTCAATTTGGAAACAATGGCTTCTATGGAGCAAACTACATCCAG AGTGTCACCAAGAACCTTTCCTTGGGAACTGAAGCCTTTTGGCTTGGGCAGCAAAGGAAGTCTGGAGTCGGTGTTGTTGCTCGCTATGACACAAAGAAAATG GTTGCCACTGCCCAAATTGCAACCACTGGAATGGTCGCGCTTAGTTATGTACAGAAAGTATCTGAAAAG GTTTCCCTTGCGTCTGATTTCATGTACAACCAAATGACAAAGGATGTAACAGCAAGCTTTGGTTATGATTATATGCTGAGACAG TGTCGATTGAGGGGGAAACTGGATACCAATGGCGTAATTTCTGCTCTTTTGGAGGAGCGACTGACTCCAGGTGTCACTTTCCAGTTGTCTGCAGAG CTTGACCACTGGAAGAAAGATTACAAATTTGGGTTCGGTATGGCTCTCGGAGAGTAA